The Thiobacillus sp. genome contains a region encoding:
- the fliM gene encoding flagellar motor switch protein FliM: MADDILSQEEVDALLRGVTGETEEAESDAGGAGVRAYDIGRQERIVRGRMPTLEIINERFARNFRLGLFNLIRRTAEISVGPVTVIKYSEFVRNLIVPTNLNMVHVQPLRGTALFVMDPNFVFLVVDNLFGGDGRYHMRVEGRDFTATEQRIIKKLLEVVFEEMEKAWASIYPVKFEYVRSEMNTQFANIATPTEVVVVTTFNIELGSGGGDFHVCMPYSMIEPIRDQMTSTMQADRAEADERWVHQMTLQVQDAEVELVANLGYTAVSLRQIMDLKLGDVISLDVPEAVVAQVDGIPLFRCHYGQKNGQLALKVSKVLEGDDRIACAGSKV; this comes from the coding sequence GTGGCGGACGATATCCTCTCCCAAGAAGAAGTTGATGCCCTCCTGAGGGGCGTGACCGGCGAGACGGAGGAAGCCGAGTCCGATGCGGGAGGAGCGGGGGTTCGTGCCTACGATATCGGCAGGCAGGAACGCATCGTGCGGGGGCGCATGCCCACGCTGGAGATCATCAACGAGCGTTTTGCCAGAAATTTCCGCCTCGGCCTTTTCAACCTGATCCGGCGCACGGCGGAAATCTCGGTGGGACCGGTGACGGTCATCAAGTACAGCGAGTTCGTGCGCAACCTCATCGTCCCCACGAACCTCAACATGGTCCATGTGCAGCCCCTGCGGGGCACGGCCTTGTTCGTGATGGACCCCAATTTCGTCTTCCTGGTGGTGGACAACCTGTTTGGCGGTGACGGCCGTTACCACATGCGCGTGGAAGGGCGAGACTTCACGGCCACGGAGCAGCGCATCATCAAGAAACTGCTGGAAGTGGTTTTCGAGGAAATGGAGAAGGCCTGGGCCAGTATCTATCCGGTGAAGTTCGAATACGTGCGTTCGGAGATGAACACCCAGTTCGCCAACATCGCCACGCCCACGGAAGTGGTGGTGGTCACCACCTTCAATATCGAGCTGGGCTCTGGCGGCGGCGATTTCCACGTCTGCATGCCCTACAGTATGATTGAACCCATACGGGACCAGATGACCAGTACCATGCAGGCGGACAGGGCCGAGGCGGACGAGCGCTGGGTGCACCAGATGACGCTCCAGGTCCAGGACGCGGAAGTGGAGTTGGTGGCAAACCTGGGATACACCGCCGTCAGCCTGCGCCAGATCATGGATCTCAAACTGGGGGACGTGATTTCCCTGGATGTGCCGGAGGCGGTGGTGGCCCAGGTGGATGGCATCCCGTTGTTCCGTTGCCATTACGGGCAGAAGAATGGTCAATTGGCCCTGAAGGTCTCCAAGGTGCTGGAGGGGGATGACCGGATCGCCTGCGCCGGGAGCAAGGTATGA
- the fliQ gene encoding flagellar biosynthesis protein FliQ, which translates to MTPDTVVAIVRQALELAMIAAGPLLLASLLMGLLVSVFQAATQINEMTLTFIPKLVVMFVVLVLIGPWTLQLLVDYVVRLIGSIPTLIG; encoded by the coding sequence ATGACGCCCGATACCGTCGTCGCCATCGTCCGCCAGGCCCTGGAACTGGCCATGATTGCCGCCGGCCCCCTGCTGCTGGCCTCCCTCCTCATGGGCTTGCTGGTCTCGGTGTTCCAGGCCGCCACCCAGATCAACGAAATGACCCTGACCTTCATCCCCAAGCTGGTGGTGATGTTCGTGGTGCTGGTGCTGATCGGCCCCTGGACCTTGCAGTTGCTGGTGGATTACGTGGTCCGGCTGATCGGCAGCATACCCACCCTGATCGGCTGA
- a CDS encoding MBL fold metallo-hydrolase has product MRFACLGSGSKGNAWLVQAGQTRLMVDCGFGPREAVKRLARLGVGVEEVDAILVTHEHSDHGRGAAKLAGKAACPVWLSHGSQVMLDAMGEGPDNVEVILDHSAFALGDLEVTPYPVPHDAREPLQFLFSDGAVKFGLLTDAGHVTPHMEAVLMQCDALALECNHDVALLEAGSYPTSLKRRILGRYGHLDNEAAAALLGKVQGARLRHVVAAHLSQENNSPDLARNALAGVMGCTPDWIAVADQDDGLDWREI; this is encoded by the coding sequence GTGCGGTTCGCCTGCCTGGGCAGTGGCAGCAAGGGCAATGCCTGGCTGGTCCAGGCGGGCCAGACCCGCCTCATGGTGGACTGCGGCTTCGGACCCCGGGAGGCGGTCAAGCGGCTGGCCCGCCTGGGCGTGGGCGTGGAGGAGGTGGATGCCATCCTGGTGACCCACGAACACAGCGACCACGGTCGGGGTGCCGCCAAGCTGGCCGGCAAGGCGGCATGCCCGGTGTGGCTCAGCCATGGCAGCCAGGTCATGCTGGATGCCATGGGCGAGGGTCCGGATAACGTGGAAGTCATCCTGGATCATTCGGCCTTTGCCCTGGGGGACCTGGAGGTCACGCCCTATCCCGTCCCCCATGACGCCAGGGAACCCCTGCAGTTCCTGTTTTCGGACGGAGCTGTGAAATTCGGGCTGCTGACGGACGCGGGACATGTCACGCCCCACATGGAGGCGGTGCTGATGCAATGCGACGCCCTGGCCCTGGAATGCAACCATGATGTGGCCTTGCTGGAGGCAGGGTCCTATCCTACAAGCTTGAAGCGCCGCATCCTGGGGCGTTATGGGCACCTGGACAACGAGGCCGCCGCCGCGCTGCTGGGCAAGGTCCAGGGCGCGCGACTGAGGCATGTGGTTGCAGCCCACCTGTCCCAGGAAAACAATAGTCCCGACCTGGCGCGCAACGCCTTG
- the fliP gene encoding flagellar type III secretion system pore protein FliP (The bacterial flagellar biogenesis protein FliP forms a type III secretion system (T3SS)-type pore required for flagellar assembly.): MAKLRWLSLLMGMALPALAWAAPGIPAFSSSPGPGGTTNYTFSLEALLLLTSLTFLPAALLMMTAFTRIVIVLSLLRQAMGTMTAPPNQVIVGLSLFLTFFIMAPVFDKVYETAWRPYADNQISLVEAADRGAQPFKDFMLKQTRQEDLALFVRLAKIPALNSPEETPLKVLVPAYVISEIKTAFTIGFIVFIPFLIIDMVVASVLMSMGMMMLSPVLVSLPFKIMLFVLADGWNLLIASLVATFQA, translated from the coding sequence ATGGCTAAGTTGCGCTGGCTGTCGCTGTTGATGGGCATGGCCCTGCCAGCCCTTGCCTGGGCCGCCCCTGGCATACCCGCCTTCTCCAGCAGTCCCGGACCGGGCGGCACCACCAACTACACCTTCAGCCTGGAAGCCCTGCTGCTGCTGACGTCCCTGACGTTCCTGCCGGCGGCACTGCTGATGATGACCGCCTTCACCCGCATCGTCATCGTGCTTTCCCTGCTGCGCCAGGCCATGGGCACCATGACTGCCCCTCCCAACCAGGTCATCGTCGGCCTGTCACTTTTTCTCACCTTCTTCATCATGGCCCCGGTGTTCGACAAGGTCTACGAAACCGCCTGGCGGCCCTATGCCGACAATCAGATCAGCCTGGTGGAGGCCGCGGACCGGGGCGCCCAGCCTTTCAAGGACTTCATGCTCAAGCAGACCCGCCAGGAGGACCTGGCCCTGTTCGTGCGCCTGGCCAAGATCCCCGCCCTGAACAGCCCGGAAGAGACACCCCTGAAGGTGCTGGTGCCCGCCTACGTCATCAGCGAGATCAAGACGGCCTTCACCATCGGCTTCATCGTCTTCATCCCCTTCCTCATCATCGACATGGTGGTGGCCAGCGTGCTCATGTCCATGGGCATGATGATGCTCTCGCCCGTGCTGGTGTCCCTGCCCTTCAAGATCATGCTGTTCGTGCTGGCGGACGGCTGGAACCTCCTCATCGCCTCCCTGGTGGCGACCTTCCAGGCATGA
- a CDS encoding 4-hydroxy-tetrahydrodipicolinate synthase: MFTGSLVALVTPMQPDGSLDMPRFRALVDWHVEQGTDGLVIVGTTGESPTVDMEEHCRLIAAAVEQAAGRVPVIAGTGANSTAEAIELTRCARKAGAAAGLSVAPYYNKPTQEGLYQHFKTIAEAVDLPLMLYNVPGRTVADIGNDTALRLAQVPGIIGIKDATGNIERGSDLIKRAPASFAVYSGDDASGMVLMLLGGKGVISVTANVAPALMHRMCAAALSGDLATAREINFRLLGLHQKLFVEANPIPVKWALSEMGRMEGGIRLPLVPLSAAHHGTLRAALREAGSL; encoded by the coding sequence ATGTTTACTGGCAGTCTCGTCGCCCTTGTAACCCCCATGCAGCCGGATGGCAGCCTGGACATGCCCCGCTTCCGGGCCCTCGTCGATTGGCACGTGGAGCAGGGGACCGATGGCCTGGTTATCGTTGGAACCACGGGTGAATCCCCCACAGTGGACATGGAAGAGCACTGCCGCCTCATCGCCGCCGCGGTGGAGCAGGCCGCTGGCCGTGTCCCCGTCATTGCCGGCACTGGCGCCAATTCCACCGCCGAGGCCATCGAGTTGACCCGCTGCGCCAGGAAGGCCGGTGCGGCGGCGGGACTGTCCGTGGCGCCCTACTACAACAAGCCCACCCAGGAAGGGCTCTACCAGCACTTCAAGACCATCGCCGAAGCTGTGGACCTGCCCCTCATGCTTTACAACGTGCCGGGGCGCACCGTTGCCGATATCGGCAACGATACGGCCCTGCGCCTGGCCCAGGTGCCGGGGATCATCGGCATCAAGGACGCCACGGGCAACATCGAGCGGGGCTCGGACCTGATCAAGCGGGCCCCGGCCAGCTTTGCGGTCTACAGCGGTGACGACGCCAGTGGCATGGTGCTCATGCTGCTGGGGGGCAAGGGCGTCATCTCCGTCACCGCCAACGTGGCGCCGGCCCTGATGCACCGGATGTGCGCCGCCGCCCTGTCCGGCGACCTGGCCACCGCGCGGGAGATCAATTTCAGGCTGTTGGGCCTGCACCAGAAGCTCTTCGTGGAAGCCAATCCCATTCCCGTGAAATGGGCCCTGTCCGAGATGGGACGCATGGAGGGCGGCATCCGTCTGCCCCTGGTCCCGCTCTCCGCCGCCCATCACGGCACCCTGCGCGCCGCGCTCCGGGAAGCCGGTTCACTCTAG
- the fliN gene encoding flagellar motor switch protein FliN, translated as MSEEAQKQDDVSADDWAAALAEQETSEQSADGGADDWAAALAEQESHDAQAASPAPQQAQIFQNLTSDNVPPAANNLDLILDIPVQLTVELGRTKIAIRNLLQLAQGSVVELDGLAGEPMDVLVNGCLIAQGEVVVVNDKFGIRLTDIISPAERLRRINK; from the coding sequence ATGAGCGAGGAAGCGCAGAAACAGGACGACGTCTCCGCTGACGACTGGGCGGCCGCTCTGGCCGAACAGGAAACAAGCGAACAGTCCGCCGATGGCGGCGCTGATGACTGGGCCGCCGCCTTGGCGGAGCAGGAGTCTCATGACGCCCAGGCGGCCTCGCCCGCCCCCCAGCAGGCCCAGATATTCCAGAACCTCACCTCCGACAACGTTCCCCCCGCCGCCAACAACCTGGACCTGATCCTGGATATTCCGGTGCAGCTCACGGTGGAACTGGGACGCACCAAGATCGCCATCCGCAACCTGCTGCAACTGGCCCAGGGCTCCGTGGTGGAGCTGGACGGTCTGGCGGGCGAACCCATGGACGTGCTGGTGAATGGCTGCCTGATCGCCCAGGGTGAGGTGGTGGTGGTAAACGACAAATTCGGCATCCGGTTAACGGATATCATCAGCCCCGCCGAACGACTCCGCCGCATCAACAAATGA
- the fliO gene encoding flagellar biosynthetic protein FliO encodes MTFFYRAAAALCAALACASHVAHAAGELPAVAATSTFGALFQGLLGLAIVLATLVGFFWFLRRFSPGQTGAQGVVKVVGGVMLGPRERLVVVEVGDTWLLLGVGGGQVTRLHDMPRPAGYVPPASGDLTGGVQGFADKLKDFLPRRPG; translated from the coding sequence ATGACCTTCTTTTACCGTGCCGCCGCCGCCCTTTGCGCGGCGCTGGCCTGCGCCAGCCATGTTGCCCACGCTGCCGGTGAACTGCCGGCGGTGGCTGCCACCTCGACCTTCGGTGCCCTGTTCCAGGGGTTGCTGGGCCTGGCCATCGTGCTGGCGACCCTGGTGGGGTTCTTCTGGTTCCTGCGCCGCTTCTCCCCCGGCCAGACGGGTGCCCAGGGGGTGGTCAAGGTGGTGGGGGGCGTGATGCTGGGCCCCCGGGAACGCCTGGTGGTGGTGGAGGTGGGAGACACCTGGCTGCTGCTGGGCGTGGGCGGAGGCCAGGTGACCCGTTTGCACGACATGCCCCGCCCTGCCGGCTACGTTCCCCCCGCCTCCGGCGACCTGACGGGGGGTGTGCAGGGATTCGCCGACAAGCTCAAAGACTTCCTGCCCCGACGGCCGGGCTGA
- a CDS encoding flagellar basal body-associated FliL family protein — protein sequence MAKEETPAEGEAPQKKKGKLLLIILIVVGVIVLAGGGIAAWLLMTAPDKSKQAGAHGEEEGGEEEAHEDEHPPVYEKLEQFTVNLADQESYLQTEIQLMVADAKVQEKIKARMPEVRDAMIRLLSSKTAEELNQPDGKDKLAAEIQQQMNHLLGIKKESQGVKKVLFGALIIQ from the coding sequence ATGGCCAAGGAAGAGACCCCGGCGGAAGGCGAAGCGCCCCAAAAAAAGAAAGGCAAGCTGCTGCTCATCATCCTGATTGTGGTGGGCGTCATCGTTTTGGCGGGTGGTGGCATTGCCGCGTGGTTGTTGATGACCGCCCCGGACAAGTCCAAGCAGGCCGGCGCCCATGGGGAAGAAGAGGGTGGCGAGGAAGAGGCCCATGAAGACGAGCATCCCCCCGTCTATGAAAAGCTGGAGCAGTTCACCGTCAACCTGGCTGACCAGGAAAGCTACCTGCAAACTGAAATACAGTTGATGGTGGCCGATGCCAAGGTTCAGGAAAAAATCAAGGCGCGCATGCCCGAGGTGCGGGATGCCATGATCCGCCTGTTGTCCAGCAAGACCGCGGAAGAGTTGAATCAGCCTGATGGCAAGGACAAGCTGGCAGCCGAGATTCAACAGCAAATGAATCATCTCCTGGGTATCAAGAAGGAATCCCAGGGAGTGAAGAAGGTGTTGTTTGGGGCTTTGATCATCCAGTAA
- the bamC gene encoding outer membrane protein assembly factor BamC, translating into MRSIAPLVVLSLSLAGCSVLEGKKIDYKSAGSLPPLEAPPDLVMPAGDNRFAVPDINPKGSATFSAYDKERGAKPQQGSQGLLPQVDKVSIQRAGSQRWMTVQLPARDVWPLVKEFWQELGFIIALESPEAGVMETDWAENRANIPQDTIRNWLGKVMDSVYSTAERDKFRTRLETTSEGITEIYISHRGMIEVFEGTQSGGDQGQGRTVWQPRPADPELEAEMLRRLMVRFGVEEARAQTLLAEKGSPPQSSLVKGGDAVPGITVPEPFDRAWRRIGLALDRIGFTVEDRDRAAGVYYVRYADPEANTRKEKGFLSKLAFWSSDDKKAQALRYQIRVKGDDARSQAEVYMDDGKPARNETGARIATLLYEQLK; encoded by the coding sequence ATGCGTTCCATTGCCCCGCTGGTTGTCCTGTCCTTGTCCCTGGCCGGTTGCTCGGTATTGGAGGGCAAGAAGATCGATTACAAGTCCGCCGGCAGCCTGCCTCCCCTTGAAGCGCCGCCCGACCTGGTGATGCCCGCCGGCGACAACCGCTTCGCCGTCCCGGACATCAATCCCAAGGGCTCCGCCACCTTCTCGGCCTACGACAAGGAACGGGGCGCCAAGCCCCAGCAGGGCAGCCAGGGCCTGCTGCCCCAGGTGGATAAAGTCAGTATCCAGCGGGCCGGGAGCCAGCGCTGGATGACGGTGCAACTGCCCGCCAGGGATGTCTGGCCATTGGTGAAGGAGTTCTGGCAGGAACTGGGTTTCATCATTGCCCTGGAGTCTCCCGAGGCTGGTGTCATGGAGACAGACTGGGCCGAGAACCGGGCCAACATCCCCCAGGACACGATCCGCAACTGGCTGGGCAAGGTGATGGACTCCGTCTATTCCACCGCTGAGCGGGACAAGTTCCGCACCCGCCTGGAGACCACGTCAGAGGGCATCACAGAGATCTACATCAGCCACCGGGGCATGATTGAGGTATTTGAGGGTACCCAGTCCGGCGGTGACCAGGGACAGGGGCGCACCGTATGGCAGCCCCGCCCGGCAGACCCGGAGTTGGAGGCGGAAATGCTGCGCCGCCTCATGGTGCGCTTCGGCGTGGAAGAGGCCCGGGCCCAGACGCTCCTGGCCGAGAAGGGATCGCCGCCCCAGTCTTCCCTGGTCAAGGGGGGGGATGCGGTGCCTGGCATCACGGTGCCCGAGCCCTTCGATCGTGCCTGGCGCCGCATAGGCCTGGCCCTCGACCGCATCGGCTTCACCGTGGAGGACCGGGACCGGGCCGCCGGCGTGTATTACGTGCGCTACGCCGATCCCGAGGCCAACACCAGGAAGGAGAAAGGCTTCCTTTCCAAGCTGGCCTTCTGGAGCAGCGACGACAAGAAGGCCCAGGCCCTGCGCTATCAGATTCGGGTGAAGGGCGACGACGCCCGGTCCCAGGCCGAGGTGTACATGGATGACGGCAAGCCGGCCAGGAACGAAACTGGCGCCCGCATCGCCACCCTGCTCTATGAGCAGTTGAAATAG
- a CDS encoding class I SAM-dependent methyltransferase, whose amino-acid sequence MLNVSPWVARWAGLIQPGGAVLDLACGTGRHAIYLADQGHAVTAVDIDLSLSLPHQGKPGVSWLRADLEGAAWPLPGECFAAVVVTNYLHRPLFGPLLEAITPGGVLLYETFSMGQARYGRPRNPSHLLLPGELLELVRGRLRVLAYEDVEEPDQRRCVQRICARRL is encoded by the coding sequence ATGCTGAACGTCTCCCCCTGGGTGGCCCGCTGGGCCGGACTGATCCAGCCCGGTGGCGCCGTGCTGGATCTTGCCTGCGGCACGGGGCGCCACGCCATCTATCTGGCGGACCAGGGGCATGCCGTGACCGCCGTGGACATCGACCTGTCCCTTTCCCTGCCCCACCAGGGCAAGCCGGGCGTGTCATGGCTACGGGCCGACCTGGAGGGCGCCGCCTGGCCCTTGCCGGGAGAGTGCTTCGCGGCCGTGGTGGTGACCAATTACCTGCACCGTCCCCTCTTCGGGCCCTTGCTGGAAGCCATTACCCCAGGCGGCGTGCTGCTCTATGAGACCTTTTCCATGGGCCAGGCCAGGTATGGACGGCCCCGTAACCCGTCCCATCTGCTCCTGCCGGGAGAGCTTCTGGAACTGGTGAGGGGGCGGCTGCGGGTGTTGGCCTACGAGGACGTGGAGGAACCCGATCAGCGCCGGTGCGTGCAGCGCATCTGTGCCCGGCGTCTCTGA
- the fliR gene encoding flagellar biosynthetic protein FliR: MFTLNSADLDGMLALFLFPFTRIAAWLFFDPLLGNRAAPMSTRLAAALVLTVAVAPILPNAQQISLMSGDGLLVLLQQIAIGAALGFCLRIVFAAVEFAGQIMGLQMGLSFATLFDPINGAQTPVVSQFLVLTSALMLFASNGHHVVIGALAQSFVDVPIGASLGAAGFAGIAQWGGTLFMTGLHIALPVTAALLATNLTIGMMTRAAPQLNIFAVGFPLTLGAGFLVLYFTMVYLPASLEQLWGRALSTGIKAMGGVAGQ; the protein is encoded by the coding sequence ATGTTTACCCTGAACAGCGCGGATCTGGATGGGATGCTGGCGCTGTTCCTGTTTCCCTTCACGCGCATCGCCGCCTGGTTGTTCTTCGACCCCCTGTTGGGCAACCGGGCCGCCCCCATGAGCACGCGCCTGGCCGCTGCCCTGGTGCTGACGGTGGCGGTGGCGCCCATTCTGCCCAATGCCCAGCAGATATCCCTCATGTCCGGCGACGGCCTGCTGGTGCTCCTGCAGCAGATCGCCATCGGCGCGGCCCTGGGATTCTGCCTGCGCATCGTGTTCGCGGCGGTGGAGTTCGCTGGCCAGATCATGGGGCTGCAGATGGGCCTGTCCTTCGCCACCCTGTTCGATCCCATCAACGGTGCCCAGACCCCGGTGGTCTCCCAGTTCCTGGTCCTGACCTCGGCCCTGATGCTGTTCGCCTCCAACGGTCATCACGTGGTGATCGGCGCCCTGGCCCAAAGCTTCGTGGACGTGCCCATCGGCGCATCCCTGGGGGCCGCGGGCTTCGCCGGCATCGCCCAGTGGGGCGGCACCCTGTTCATGACCGGCTTGCACATCGCCCTGCCGGTGACGGCCGCCCTGCTGGCCACCAACCTGACCATCGGCATGATGACCCGGGCCGCGCCCCAGTTGAACATCTTCGCCGTGGGCTTCCCCCTCACCCTGGGGGCGGGCTTCCTGGTGCTCTACTTCACCATGGTCTACCTGCCCGCCAGTCTGGAGCAGCTCTGGGGGCGCGCCCTGTCCACGGGCATCAAGGCCATGGGTGGAGTGGCGGGCCAGTGA